Part of the Cetobacterium ceti genome is shown below.
TATTTGCCAAAGGAGAATAAATGAGAGAAAATTTTTATGAAGAGTTAGATATATTTATAGAGAATTTAAGTGATAAAAAAAATGATTATAAAATTTTATCATATGTAGTAGAAGAATTAGGATATATTCCAGAGGAAGTTAAAAGATATATTTGTAAAAAACTAGATATATTTCCATTTACACTTGAAGGAACAATTAATTTTTATCCTAAACTTAAAAACTCAAATAAAAAATTAATAAAAATTTGCAAGGGAAGAGTTTGTGGAAAAAAGTCTACTGAGATATTAAATTATTTAGAAAAATATCTTAATGATAAGGATGAATATGTTTTAGAAATTGTAGGATGTTTAGGAAGATGTAATAAAGGTCCAAATATATGGATTGAAGGAGATATCTATTCCTATAATACCTTTGAGGATATAAAGAAAATACTAGAAGATATCAGGAGGAAATAATGGATATTTTAGAATTAAAAAGAGAATTTGCAGGGTATAAAGAGACGTTAAATGAGATTAGGGGGTCTCTTTGACTTAGATAAAAGAAATGAAAAAATTAGAAATTTAGAAAAGAAAACCATGGAAGAGGGGTTCTGGAACGATAAAAATTTGAGTAATAAAATAATAAAAGAATTAAATGGGGAAAAGGATATTGTCACTGAATTCAAAGGCTTAGAAACTATTTATCATGATGAAGAGATTCTAATAGATTTTGTAGAGATGGGAGAAGTAGATTTCGAAGAGGAATTAGAGGAAAAACATAAACTTTTAGGCCATAGTATAGATAATTTTGATACTAAACTTCTTTTAGATGGAAAATATGATGGAAATAATGCTATTGTTACAATTCATGCAGGTGCAGGTGGGACAGAAGCTTGTGATTGGGCAGATATGCTTTATAGAATGTATATGAGATGGTTTAATGAAAAAAGATATAAAGTTACAGAAATGGATTATATGGCAGGAGATTCTGTAGGAATAAAATCTATTACTCTTTTAGTAGAAGGAACTATGGCCTATGGATATCTAAAGGCTGAAAAAGGAATTCATAGATTAGTTAGAATATCTCCATTTGATGCCAATAAAAAAAGACATACATCATTTGCATCTATAGATATTATGCCAGAGGTTGATGATACTATTGAAATAAATATAGATAATGGAGATTTAAGAATAGATACATATAGAGCAAGTGGAGCTGGAGGACAGCATGTAAATATGACAGATTCTGCAGTTAGAATTACACATTTACCAACA
Proteins encoded:
- the prfB gene encoding peptide chain release factor 2 (programmed frameshift); the encoded protein is MDILELKREFAGYKETLNEIRGSLDLDKRNEKIRNLEKKTMEEGFWNDKNLSNKIIKELNGEKDIVTEFKGLETIYHDEEILIDFVEMGEVDFEEELEEKHKLLGHSIDNFDTKLLLDGKYDGNNAIVTIHAGAGGTEACDWADMLYRMYMRWFNEKRYKVTEMDYMAGDSVGIKSITLLVEGTMAYGYLKAEKGIHRLVRISPFDANKKRHTSFASIDIMPEVDDTIEINIDNGDLRIDTYRASGAGGQHVNMTDSAVRITHLPTGVVVTCQKERSQLNNRETAMKLLKSKLLEIEMKKKEEELKKIQGDQSDIGWGNQIRSYVFQPYTLVKDHRTMVESGNIKAVMDGDIDAFINGYLRWSKAK
- a CDS encoding NADH-quinone oxidoreductase subunit NuoE family protein, with the protein product MRENFYEELDIFIENLSDKKNDYKILSYVVEELGYIPEEVKRYICKKLDIFPFTLEGTINFYPKLKNSNKKLIKICKGRVCGKKSTEILNYLEKYLNDKDEYVLEIVGCLGRCNKGPNIWIEGDIYSYNTFEDIKKILEDIRRK